Proteins from a single region of Microtus ochrogaster isolate Prairie Vole_2 linkage group LG5, MicOch1.0, whole genome shotgun sequence:
- the Rpp25l gene encoding ribonuclease P protein subunit p25-like protein — MEHYRRAGSVELPASSPIPQLPPDTLEMRVRDGSKIRNLLGLALGRLEGGSTRHVVFSGSGRAAGKAVSCAEIVKRRVPGLHQLTKLRFLQTEDSWVPTSPDTGLDPLTVRRHVPAVWVLLSRDPLDPSEYGYQPPGAPPGLGSIPSSSCGPRPRRRARDTRS, encoded by the coding sequence ATGGAACATTACCGGAGGGCTGGCTCGGTCGAGCTGCCGGCATCCTCCCCGATACCCCAGCTACCTCCCGACACTCTGGAAATGCGAGTCCGAGATGGAAGCAAAATCCGAAATCTGCTCGGACTGGCGCTGGGTCGGCTGGAGGGGGGAAGCACAAGGCACGTGGTGTTCTCAGGCTCCGGCCGGGCTGCGGGAAAGGCCGTCAGCTGTGCAGAGATTGTTAAACGGCGGGTTCCCGGCCTGCACCAACTCACCAAGCTTCGCTTCCTGCAGACTGAGGACAGCTGGGTCCCAACCTCACCAGACACGGGCCTAGACCCGCTTACAGTTCGACGCCATGTGCCGGCAGTGTGGGTGCTGCTCAGTCGGGACCCCTTGGACCCCAGTGAATATGGCTACCAACCTCCGGGAGCACCCCCCGGCCTGGGCTCCATACCTAGTTCCAGCTGTGGTCCCAGACCCCGAAGAAGGGCTCGGGACACCCGGTCCTGA
- the Dctn3 gene encoding dynactin subunit 3 yields MAALTDVQRLQSRVEELERWVYGPGGTRGSRKVADGLVKVQVALGNIASKRERVKILYKKIEDLIKYLDPEYIDRIAMPDASKLQFILAEEQFILSQVALLEQVDALMPMLDSASIKAVPEHAARLQRLAQIHIQQQDQCVDITEESKALLEEYNKTTMLLSKQFVQWDELLCQLEAAKQVKPAEE; encoded by the exons ATGGCGGCTTTGACCGATGTGCAGCGGCTGCAGTCCCGAGTGGAGGAGCTGGAGCGCTGGGTGTACGGGCCGGGCGGGACCCGGGGCTCCAGGAAG GTGGCTGACGGTCTGGTCAAGGTGCAGGTGGCTTTAGGGAACATTGCCAGCAAGAGGGAGAGGGTGAAGATTCTCTACAAAAAGA TTGAAGACCTGATCAAATACCTGGATCCTGAATACATCGATCGCATTGCCATGCCTGATGCTTCAAAGTTGCAGTTCATCTTAGCAG AGGAACAGTTCATCCTTTCCCAGGTGGCACTCCTGGAACAAGTGGACGCCTTGATGCCTATGCTGGACAGCGCGTCTATCAAAG CCGTTCCCGAGCATGCTGCCCGCCTGCAGCGCTTGGCCCAGATCCACATCCAGCAGCAG GACCAGTGTGTGGACATCACCGAGGAGTCCAAGGCTCTGCTGGAGGAGTATAACAAGACT ACAATGCTTCTCTCCAAGCAGTTCGTGCAGTGGGATGAACTGCTCTGCCAGCTCGAGGCTGCCAAGCAAGTGAAGCCAGCAGAAGAGTGA